A window of the Dongshaea marina genome harbors these coding sequences:
- a CDS encoding D-tagatose-bisphosphate aldolase, class II, non-catalytic subunit gives MQSLLKILRRHKAGDPIGIYSVCSAHPLVLEAAIRLGARENTPVLIEATSNQVNQEGGYTGLTPDDFYRQVSALAERYQLPRQHLLLGGDHLGPNCWTHLDAKEAMQRSEQLIESYIEAGFRKIHLDCSFRCADDPERLSDQVMARRAARLCRVAEDTWQRCGGEAPVYVIGTEVPVPGGADESLDGTLEVTGAQAAAATIDLHQSAFAAAGLDVTWPRVIALVVQPGVEFDHHKVIAYQPQAAQPLARQIGRYSHLVYEAHSTDYQSPRAYRQLVRDHFAILKVGPALTFALREALFALDSIEQELLGNQASGLKQTLERVMCEEPGYWQSYYRGGAEQEQLDRRYSLSDRIRYYWGHPEVQRVQQRLFENLTQHQPPLTLLSQYLPQQLQAIQRGELTAEPRELVIHKVMEALMPYQLACFQGEVA, from the coding sequence AGGGAGAATACCCCGGTTCTTATTGAGGCAACCTCAAACCAGGTGAATCAAGAGGGGGGCTATACGGGGCTCACTCCGGATGATTTTTATCGGCAGGTCTCGGCTCTGGCCGAACGCTACCAGCTGCCTCGTCAACATTTACTGTTAGGTGGCGACCACCTGGGACCTAACTGCTGGACGCATCTTGATGCCAAAGAGGCGATGCAACGCTCTGAGCAGTTGATTGAAAGCTATATCGAGGCTGGTTTTCGTAAGATCCACCTGGATTGCTCATTTCGATGTGCCGATGACCCGGAGCGGTTGAGTGATCAGGTGATGGCACGGCGGGCAGCTCGTCTATGCCGGGTAGCTGAAGATACTTGGCAGCGCTGTGGCGGAGAGGCACCTGTGTATGTGATAGGTACCGAAGTACCTGTTCCGGGGGGAGCGGATGAAAGCCTGGATGGGACTTTGGAAGTGACCGGGGCACAGGCTGCTGCGGCGACCATAGATTTGCATCAAAGCGCCTTTGCTGCGGCGGGGTTGGATGTGACCTGGCCAAGAGTGATCGCTCTGGTGGTTCAGCCCGGGGTTGAATTTGATCACCACAAGGTCATTGCCTACCAGCCACAGGCCGCACAGCCATTGGCTCGGCAGATTGGACGTTATTCTCACCTGGTCTATGAGGCGCACTCCACCGACTATCAGTCACCCCGGGCCTATCGTCAGCTGGTTCGGGATCACTTCGCGATCCTCAAGGTTGGTCCGGCGCTGACCTTTGCACTCCGTGAGGCCCTGTTTGCTCTGGATTCGATTGAGCAGGAGCTCCTGGGGAATCAGGCATCGGGACTTAAGCAAACCCTGGAGCGGGTGATGTGTGAAGAGCCGGGTTATTGGCAGAGCTACTACAGGGGGGGAGCGGAGCAGGAGCAGCTGGATCGCCGATATAGCCTGAGTGATCGGATCCGCTACTACTGGGGGCATCCTGAGGTTCAAAGAGTCCAGCAGCGGCTGTTCGAAAATCTTACACAGCATCAGCCTCCTCTGACCCTGTTAAGCCAGTACTTGCCGCAGCAGCTCCAGGCAATTCAGAGGGGAGAGCTTACAGCCGAGCCCAGAGAGTTGGTGATTCATAAGGTGATGGAGGCGCTTATGCCCTATCAGCTGGCCTGTTTTCAAGGAGAGGTAGCATGA
- a CDS encoding SIS domain-containing protein, whose translation MSELLGYSRQWLENHGAIHTATEISQQPELWRQLARDLAENRDIEAFLRPVLQHDQLRVILTGAGTSAFAGRALAPWLNQNSKLQVEAIATTDIVANPSQYLSCERPTLLVSFARSGNSPESVAAVALADQLLDGCHHLVLTCNPQGELSNYAERSANACRVLMPDGSNDKSFAMTSSFSCMLVAALLLLDGGDVSQSASELSAVAEICEQKLLEWQQAVRELASKDFKRLIYLGSGPLQGLAEEASLKMLELSAGQVMTRHDSTLGFRHGPKFALGSDGVAILFASADQQTRRYDRDLFSELHDDDLAMQVIALCGADPLGSHCLSLECPQLRDGWLIFPYILFAQMLAFEKSLALGLTPDNPCPTGEVNRVVQGVTIYPYIA comes from the coding sequence ATGAGTGAATTATTAGGATATAGCAGGCAGTGGCTGGAGAATCACGGGGCAATCCATACCGCCACAGAGATCTCCCAGCAACCCGAACTATGGCGTCAACTGGCCAGGGACTTAGCCGAAAACCGTGATATAGAGGCGTTTCTAAGGCCCGTTTTGCAGCACGATCAACTGAGGGTGATCCTGACCGGAGCCGGCACCTCCGCCTTTGCCGGCCGAGCCCTGGCTCCCTGGCTAAACCAAAACAGTAAGCTTCAGGTTGAGGCGATTGCGACCACAGATATTGTGGCAAATCCTTCTCAATACCTGAGCTGCGAGCGGCCAACACTGCTGGTCTCTTTTGCCCGCTCAGGGAATAGCCCCGAAAGCGTGGCGGCAGTCGCTCTGGCCGATCAGTTACTGGATGGCTGCCATCACCTGGTTCTGACCTGTAATCCGCAAGGTGAGCTGTCCAACTATGCTGAGCGAAGCGCTAATGCCTGCCGGGTGTTAATGCCCGATGGCTCAAACGATAAGAGCTTTGCCATGACCTCCAGCTTCAGCTGCATGCTGGTTGCTGCCCTGCTGTTACTTGATGGGGGAGATGTCAGCCAAAGCGCTTCTGAGCTGTCGGCTGTGGCTGAGATCTGTGAGCAAAAACTGCTGGAGTGGCAGCAAGCGGTCAGGGAACTGGCGAGCAAAGATTTCAAGCGCCTTATCTACCTTGGCTCAGGCCCCCTGCAGGGGCTTGCCGAGGAGGCTTCACTCAAGATGTTGGAGCTTAGTGCCGGTCAGGTGATGACCCGTCATGATTCGACGCTTGGCTTTCGCCACGGCCCTAAGTTTGCTTTGGGGTCCGATGGGGTGGCGATACTCTTTGCGTCTGCGGATCAGCAGACTCGCCGTTATGACAGGGATCTGTTTTCTGAGTTGCATGATGATGATCTGGCGATGCAGGTGATCGCCCTGTGTGGTGCCGATCCTCTGGGGAGTCACTGCCTGAGCCTGGAGTGTCCACAGCTCAGGGATGGCTGGCTGATATTCCCCTATATTCTGTTTGCACAGATGCTTGCCTTCGAAAAATCTTTAGCGCTGGGGTTAACCCCGGACAATCCCTGCCCGACCGGAGAGGTCAATCGCGTGGTGCAGGGCGTCACTATCTATCCATATATCGCGTAA
- the agaV gene encoding PTS N-acetylgalactosamine transporter subunit IIB: protein MPNILLTRIDNRLVHGQVGVTWTNSLGANLVLVANDAVAGDTVRQNLMDMVVSEGVQTRYFSLQKTIDVIHKAADRQKILIVCETPQDVLTLVRGGVPISKVNVGNMHFSEGKTQVHKTVSVDGDDVDTFRQLWEQGVYCEQRGVPTESGTDMQNLLSREAIPC, encoded by the coding sequence ATGCCTAATATCTTACTGACTCGTATCGATAATCGTCTGGTTCATGGTCAGGTTGGGGTGACCTGGACCAATAGTCTGGGGGCTAACCTGGTGTTGGTCGCGAATGATGCGGTGGCCGGTGACACGGTTCGCCAGAACCTGATGGATATGGTGGTTTCAGAAGGGGTTCAGACCCGTTACTTTAGTTTGCAAAAAACCATAGATGTGATCCACAAGGCTGCCGACAGGCAGAAGATACTGATCGTCTGTGAGACGCCTCAGGATGTATTGACCCTGGTCAGGGGCGGGGTTCCGATCAGCAAGGTCAATGTCGGGAACATGCATTTTAGCGAGGGTAAGACCCAGGTTCATAAGACGGTTTCGGTGGATGGAGATGATGTCGATACCTTCCGCCAGTTGTGGGAGCAGGGGGTTTACTGTGAGCAAAGAGGTGTCCCGACAGAATCAGGAACGGATATGCAGAACCTGCTCAGCAGGGAGGCGATCCCATGCTAG
- the agaW gene encoding PTS N-acetylgalactosamine transporter subunit IIC, translated as MLVEAILIGIFAGIAGIDLFDGLTHIHRPVVAGAVVGLILGDLKTGLIVGGSLELVWMGMVPLAGAQPPNVVIGGVIGTAFAILTKSDPKVAIGVAMPFAIAVQGCITLLFTAYSPVMHKCDKMVAQGNWRGIELVNYSGPLILFCFYFIISFLPIYYGASAAGAIVQEAPSWLLGGLSVAGGMMPAIGFALLMKIMLKKNYIAYFIFGFIAVTYLKLPIIAVALVALGIALVDYFNTSRSGDNNNNQQQEAQDGI; from the coding sequence ATGCTAGTCGAAGCGATACTGATAGGGATCTTTGCCGGAATAGCCGGGATTGATCTCTTTGACGGGCTGACCCACATCCATCGTCCTGTGGTCGCCGGAGCTGTGGTGGGTTTGATTCTCGGGGACTTGAAGACCGGTCTGATTGTCGGTGGCTCCCTGGAGTTGGTGTGGATGGGGATGGTGCCCCTGGCGGGAGCTCAGCCACCTAACGTGGTGATTGGGGGAGTGATCGGGACGGCGTTTGCGATTTTAACCAAGTCGGATCCCAAGGTGGCGATCGGTGTTGCCATGCCTTTTGCCATAGCGGTGCAGGGCTGTATCACCCTGCTGTTTACCGCTTACTCGCCGGTGATGCACAAGTGCGACAAGATGGTGGCTCAGGGCAACTGGCGTGGAATTGAGTTGGTGAACTACTCGGGTCCGCTGATCTTATTCTGCTTTTATTTCATTATCTCGTTTTTGCCTATCTATTACGGGGCCTCGGCGGCAGGAGCCATTGTTCAGGAAGCACCTTCCTGGCTGCTTGGGGGCCTGAGTGTTGCGGGCGGCATGATGCCTGCCATCGGCTTTGCGCTACTGATGAAGATCATGCTTAAGAAGAACTATATCGCCTATTTTATCTTCGGTTTCATCGCAGTGACCTACCTCAAGCTGCCGATCATTGCGGTAGCCCTGGTTGCGCTTGGGATTGCGCTGGTGGACTACTTCAACACCAGTCGCAGCGGTGACAATAACAATAATCAGCAGCAGGAGGCTCAAGATGGCATCTGA
- a CDS encoding PTS system mannose/fructose/sorbose family transporter subunit IID: MASDVDVLLGEEKALRRMEQALETSQVEVDEYQDQEQAADLTRRDINIMALRTLLLQASFNYERMQAGAGCMD, translated from the coding sequence ATGGCATCTGATGTGGACGTATTACTGGGGGAAGAGAAGGCGCTGCGCCGGATGGAGCAGGCACTCGAAACCTCTCAGGTCGAGGTAGATGAATATCAGGACCAGGAGCAGGCGGCAGACCTGACACGACGCGATATCAATATCATGGCGCTGCGCACCCTGCTGCTCCAGGCCTCCTTTAACTATGAGAGGATGCAGGCGGGGGCTGGCTGTATGGATTGA
- a CDS encoding PTS system mannose/fructose/sorbose family transporter subunit IID gives MIPGLRKIHRNKQDLSNSMKMHMEFINVHPFDVSLLAGLVLAMEQGKERISTIRSIKVALMGPLGGIGDALFWLTLLPICAGIGAALAMQGSIFGPIVFLLLFNSVHFGLRFGLAHYGYKTGLGAVAALKENTKKISHAASIVGMTVIGALIASYVHLSTPLIIEAGKARVPLQTGVLDKLMPNLLPLLFTFGVYWLMKRGFSPVKLIGITVVIGIAGRLSGVL, from the coding sequence TTGATCCCGGGGCTTCGAAAGATCCATCGAAATAAGCAGGATCTGAGTAATTCGATGAAGATGCATATGGAGTTTATCAATGTGCATCCCTTTGATGTCAGCCTGCTTGCCGGATTAGTGTTGGCGATGGAGCAGGGCAAGGAGCGGATCTCGACGATTCGCTCGATCAAGGTTGCCCTGATGGGCCCCCTGGGGGGAATAGGTGATGCTTTGTTCTGGCTGACTCTGCTCCCCATCTGTGCCGGCATTGGTGCGGCGCTGGCGATGCAGGGCAGTATCTTTGGGCCGATCGTGTTCCTGCTGCTGTTCAATTCGGTGCATTTTGGTCTTCGCTTCGGGCTGGCTCACTATGGCTATAAAACTGGCCTTGGGGCGGTAGCCGCCCTTAAGGAGAATACCAAGAAGATCTCCCATGCAGCCTCCATTGTCGGCATGACAGTGATAGGGGCGCTTATCGCCTCCTATGTTCACCTATCGACGCCGCTGATCATTGAGGCGGGCAAGGCCAGGGTGCCACTACAGACCGGGGTACTGGACAAGCTGATGCCGAATCTGTTGCCACTGCTATTTACCTTTGGTGTCTACTGGTTGATGAAGCGGGGCTTTTCCCCGGTGAAGCTGATTGGGATCACTGTGGTGATCGGTATTGCGGGTCGCTTAAGCGGCGTGTTGTAA
- the agaF gene encoding PTS galactosamine/N-acetylgalactosamine transporter subunit IIA, translating into MISVVLTGHGHFASGLTQALLQITGEHPQFRAIDFPESKSSEQLEQEMREAITELDSGEGVVFLTDILGGTPFRTASLLTLESPNIEVVTGTNLQLLTEMLLERDELSLNEFREQAVESGLRGITSYFHQQQTMSQPEDVTDGI; encoded by the coding sequence ATGATTTCAGTTGTTTTAACCGGCCATGGCCATTTTGCCAGTGGCCTGACTCAGGCTCTGTTGCAGATCACCGGTGAGCACCCACAGTTTCGGGCTATCGACTTTCCCGAGAGTAAGAGTTCAGAGCAGTTGGAGCAGGAGATGCGGGAGGCGATCACTGAGCTCGATAGCGGCGAGGGTGTGGTATTTCTCACCGATATTCTTGGCGGGACACCCTTTCGCACCGCAAGTCTGCTGACCCTTGAGAGTCCCAATATTGAGGTAGTGACAGGAACTAACCTGCAACTTCTGACCGAGATGCTGCTGGAGCGTGATGAGTTGTCGCTCAATGAGTTTCGTGAGCAGGCGGTTGAGTCTGGTTTACGTGGTATCACCAGCTACTTCCATCAGCAGCAAACCATGTCACAGCCCGAGGATGTAACGGATGGGATCTGA